The nucleotide window AACCGCGACGAGGTCTGGCAGGCGCTGGTGCAATGGCTGGATCGGCGCTTTGATGGCAAGGCAGAGGCCGCACCATGAGCGCGCCCAGCCTGCGCACGCTGGAAGGCGTGCCCCTTGCCCAGTTGCACGAGGCCTTCATGGCCGCGTTCGCCGATTACAGCGAGCCGATACGGATGGATCAGGCCGGTTTTGCCACCTTGCTCCAACGGCGCGGCTTTGACGCGGCCTTGTCGGCCGGTGCGTTTGCAGGCGAGACGCTGGTGGCGTTCCACCTGATCTGCAAGGGCGAACACGGTGGCCGGCCCTCGGCCTACGACACCGGCACCGGTGTATTGCCGGCTTGGCGCGGCCAGCGCTTGAGCCAAGCCCTGTTCACCCAACTTCTACCGATCTGGCAAGCCGCGGGTCTCACGCAATGCGTGCTGGAAGTCATCGATACCAACACGCCGGCACGGCGCAGTTACGAAGCCTGCGGTTTTGCACCCGTGCGCCGCTTTGATTGCTTGACCCTGCCCATCCTGCCACCCGATGCACTGCCTGCCGGCGTGCAGCTGCGCGAAGTCAGTGCCGCCGCTGTGCCGGCGGCATGCCTGGCTTGGCTGGCGGAAGCCCCTAGCTGGCAGAACAGCCCGGCCTCGCTGGCGCGCAGCCCGCGACCCTTTGTGCAGCTGCGACAGGAGAGCGACGGCCGGCCGCTGGCCATCGGCGTACTCCATCCCGATACCGGCGATGTGCCGCTGTTTGCCGTGCGTCCTGAAGCCCGCCGCCTGGGGTTGGGCACCGCCCTGATTGCCAGCCTGCGGGGTCGCTCTACCAAGCCGCTGCGTTTCATCAATCTGACCGAGGGCAGCGCTTCGGTGGCTTTGCTGCAAAGGCTCGGGGCGGAAATCAATGCGCGCCAGTTCGAGATGATCTGGCGCTGGGATTGAATCAGCCGCGCTTGAACAACGCCAGCGCCAGCTCGCGCTGCACGGCGTGGTCCACTACCGGCTCGGGATAGTCCACCCCCAGCCGCACGCCGGCGCCGGCCAGCTCGATCGGTCGGGCCAGCCATGGCGCATGCAGCGCCTTGGTGGGCAGCTTGGCCAGTTCGGGCACATAGCGGCGGATGAACTTGCCCTCGGCGTCGAACTTTTCACTCTGGCTGACCGGGTTGAAGATGCGGAAGTACGGCTGTGCATCGCAACCTGTGCTCGCGGCCCATTGCCAGCCGCCGTTGTTGGCGGCTAGATCAAAGTCGATCAGCTTTTCGGCAAAGTAGCGCTCGCCCCAGCGCCAATCAATCAGCAGATCCTTGACCAGAAAACTCGCCGCCACCATGCGCAGGCGGTTGTGCATGAAGCCGGTCTGGTTCATCTGCCGCATGGCGGCATCGACGATCGGGTAACCCGTGCGGCCCTCGCACCAGGCGGCGAAGAGGTCCTCGTTGTTGGGGAAGGGCAGTGCCTCGTATTCGGGCTTGAAGGCGTGTTCGACCACATCGGGCCGGTGGTAAAGGATCTGGTGATAGAAGTCGCGCCAG belongs to Chitinimonas sp. BJYL2 and includes:
- a CDS encoding GNAT family N-acetyltransferase translates to MSAPSLRTLEGVPLAQLHEAFMAAFADYSEPIRMDQAGFATLLQRRGFDAALSAGAFAGETLVAFHLICKGEHGGRPSAYDTGTGVLPAWRGQRLSQALFTQLLPIWQAAGLTQCVLEVIDTNTPARRSYEACGFAPVRRFDCLTLPILPPDALPAGVQLREVSAAAVPAACLAWLAEAPSWQNSPASLARSPRPFVQLRQESDGRPLAIGVLHPDTGDVPLFAVRPEARRLGLGTALIASLRGRSTKPLRFINLTEGSASVALLQRLGAEINARQFEMIWRWD